A genome region from Arachis duranensis cultivar V14167 chromosome 6, aradu.V14167.gnm2.J7QH, whole genome shotgun sequence includes the following:
- the LOC107494168 gene encoding probable disease resistance protein At4g27220, whose product MIKIVEAEKLFHKIATVTVSQNVNYTNVQAEIASRLDLTFADKDPMLERAQKLLNRINKSPGVLIVLDDVWTGLDLDSNGNGSTCKVIFTSRNEGECSKMGSQKTFTVNALSKEDSWALFKELVGGDVVIKSEIHHIAEDIPKQCGGLPIAIMTVGKALRGKRDKYVWESALKDLRTSSASFSKVEKCIELRYTLLDKRNAKDLLFRCYSFPEDTDIPIEALLREGWGLGTLFQDKYFIV is encoded by the coding sequence ATGATCAAAATTGTTGAAGCAGAGAAGCTTTTCCATAAGATCGCGACGGTGACTGTGTCTCAAAATGTAAATTACACAAATGTCCAAGCTGAGATTGCTAGTAGGCTTGACTTGACGTTTGCTGACAAGGACCCCATGCTGGAAAGGGCGCAAAAACTCCTTAACAGGATAAACAAAAGCCCTGGAGTCTTGATAGTGCTTGATGATGTTTGGACGGGGCTAGATCTTGATTCCAATGGAAATGGTAGCACTTGCAAAGTCATATTCACATCAAGGAATGAAGGAGAGTGCTCCAAGATGGGGAGTCAAAAAACTTTCACAGTTAACGCCTTGTCCAAGGAAGACTCATGGGCTTTATTTAAGGAGCTAGTAGGTGGCGATGTTGTGATCAAATCTGAAATTCATCACATTGCAGAAGATATTCCCAAGCAGTGTGGTGGATTACCCATTGCTATTATGACTGTTGGAAAAGCACTTCGTGGGAAAAGGGACAAGTATGTTTGGGAGAGTGCACTTAAAGATTTAAGAACATCATCGGCATCTTTCTCAAAAGTGGAGAAGTGTATCGAGCTGAGGTACACGCTGTTGGATAAACGGAATGCAAAGGATCTCCTTTTTCGGTGTTACTCATTTCCTGAAGACACTGATATTCCTATTGAGGCTCTTTTGAGGGAAGGATGGGGTCTTGGAACATTGTTTCAAGACAAATATTTCATTGTATGA